Proteins co-encoded in one Rhopalosiphum maidis isolate BTI-1 chromosome 2, ASM367621v3, whole genome shotgun sequence genomic window:
- the LOC113554669 gene encoding nucleosome-remodeling factor subunit NURF301-like isoform X1 has product MSGRPKRRGRPPKTSGSDKPKFQMHLLKKPKYLQNLETVDVVQSPAPARSAASRRSAPASVSSRTAAVVETPSRNTRRSNQKPKTPKTPAVPKPRALRPSTSKKKIKKKTTADKSHDYHYGSDFDESEKSEEPSESEQSDTNVEDAVDDVSDSDFSVSGFSVTSRARKSNVSYIRNPSPEPLWLRGEEIPKLELPKSSEDLLVPTEHVMQALSVYEVLRRFKSQVRLSPFRFEDFCAALVYEEQSYLLAEIHIMLLKAILREEDLQQTHYGAVDQKDSINSILYFMDTITWPEVLREYIESDKSFDPQVLKVFNNGDEYPFTNIKNRLSVLQFLTDQFLTSTLIREDFIHEGHSFQYDDHCRVCHKVGDLLCCETCPAVFHLECAEPPLHDVPTEDWQCNLCKEHKVIGVSDCIPDDEKSGLSSRQDHLAYDRHGRKYWFLVRRIFIENEETGECWYYTTEEQLGLLIDSLDREMESALFNEIEKVKEEINRQMKITMDLTLQYRPSNRKTFLDIENSYIIGMREEMQKKKETELAKNESNNTEDDADNVKDDNESKKDCKQENSDDVSTDKNENEDGSGDLKNDENSMDVDDGEHNHSLRSTRNRSLRLKPAQVSQRQTPEQPKKIPVVEKPSPVHSYLDNLGTRVTRFKAQHIAAGTYLYKLGMDNSFKTYVNQYSTNPTALNKIQKNEERDKKRYMSHKFSLTGPGEFKWCGQIFGARSTLISTVRQTIISLDNLLPSSLMHINWSVLRKPWLNQVNSCSTPKDFARVMVVLMSCIKPVVYAPVWHEQLGHVKIYRITHAEREEKKKTDKKDKKDKDAEEDERNRLTIHFVKYTLGLKHQVHKQKGEEYRIHGQWGWQWLSKTRDYKLADSSKQGLAAGPAKRIFQGKDDKGVRTFSIAETLYDSIILKECTFDSEVSSGILDDQSVIHLDSVSDIDFINMKILSPIDKLDENINISSTLCSTSRIMYPKLAKKCKTDMLLPRRMQLKLAEERSILTKNTNTPKSVPEAVNTKPSSASSQMPSEIITKMREKSYMLSNLQKRVIQLKQHYLSFNTMSEHMICYNSSCRAANKSSVTSSCYSPLCIRHVSVRNELLSLLRKMNILKSELTELKSSMPNDQGVSNLKTEKTDNTPDEPVTIKTEVKKEENIVKTEQVTQENDEVKTESITKQKDIKIESEDEQNVKVDVTSSPTGLSVLKPARKRGGAKREGVLVDCIDDGRIYSTEDTRKKIYLKKLLSNNVPVKKKAEKIKYPPTSRFYTRSKRCSLLVLPKHELRKLARHGGHDIVNGFNPNSKTNNAVWPYPCPRPYFKTCWLYRTIMFNTISAAALQLRILWACLKWDELTAKTAHLASKREVTTETELVTTETLECRTSGQFNEHTEYLIRKVVIPLDIPKQVREVTPIRSGLRKRKREEAPRNTAPQVSEVWVDESKLELVEIKQFHERVEREMQMQQAMKTRASTAFANKLLHNDSSHNRNINDKLRIQNSDTTENIKEQLEQSLRAQRIAYKRSSVNNDNNSSNKKLCMDVSNSQSPVTSSSTQRMKLVPGEGGRLRLMPNNKPLAQSPSLLQSSPRVANKPATNTTPSTRRIYMTKCPDGKTRLVTTPKTIITDTNVMNQNSMKIQSTNSQIVTTNNVTQQKLQCIKGEDGKLQFKGLLPGQQLIQLPDGKLHVTSYINPSPSRTVQISKNTILANNNNFQKSGTQTIILNRGSQPIQQVLKPQTSQMVVSGGQLVNVSQGQQMIVQHINPNKATIATINGQQVLIRPNTSTSANIISSGGQTIKFVRPQQTVQKVHQSVPPLSPRVNQTTTGIVKDQHRPVHPQIVPAPIVDEQEKLLLANQPPGTVIKCITAQVIQSPTHGNKIVLQGLQGNDFTPQQLQLVQQQVKQQLLKAQESSGTQGVLGPTKIYLAVQPPDSQLPPVQKTGIVAPITAQPTIKIEPSSKPSVPVPNNISESITQIKTEPPSKSPVNKIPVIKEEPIDSSNSFVVTPNYISQSIKNVLKNEDLNPETQEKLLQLQKYQEQQLRDPVSQPTVPASPVRKRPYDADTLSEFEPPKKSTEHENSGSLVSPEQSKLYQTLKQGDDLRKMQQLQSKLQVSLFKQKELLKKDILKKRALLEKELQIDIQNEIAANVTVSSADSTTTSTNVTEKSIPVTPVAAQVTPPPQGSSKRKHASGPPTTIQTTPHANSNSKTSNLGPGRRRPMKISPPAPNRNHSRPSSLTPAKKSSPKKSKKEKIMCLCRTPYDSSKFYVGCDMCHNWFHGSCVGITVQMSKRISEWYCPECKRSRDPEVLYCICKKPYDDQQFYICCDKCQDWFHGSCVGVLQCEGDKMDDYNCPRCMSNSEINFANLKPLNQQDNDELLKLIKQIHSHKSAWPFMEPVDPHEAPDYYNVVKEPMDLNCIGKNVTDKKYKNLTEFIRDMIKVFDNCRYYNPRESQFYKCAEILEQFFVSKLKNIRDKFCEQYMEV; this is encoded by the exons ATGTCTGGCAGACCAAAGCGCAGAGGCCGTCCTCCGAAAACCTCGGGTTCGGACAAGCCCAAGTTTCAAATGCACTTGCTGAAAAAACCCAAGTACCTGCAGAACCTCGAAACCGTGGACGTTGTCCAATCTCCAGCACCTGCACGGTCTGCAGCTTCAAGACGCAGCGCCCCAGCGTCTGTTAGTAGTCGTACTGCGGCTGTTGTCGAAACGCCATCCCGCAACACACGGCGATCTAATCAGAAGCCCAAAACTCCCAAAACGCCAGCCGTACCAAAACCTAGGGCACTACGTCCATCAACTAGTAAGAAGAAGATTAAGAAAAAGACTACTGCTGACAAAAGTCATGATTACCATTATGGTTCTGACTTTGACGAGTCTGAAAAGAGCGAAGAGCCTTCTGAGAGTGAACAGTCTGACACTAATGTTGAAGACGCTGTTGATGATGTTAGTGATAGTGATTTCTCCGTGTCTGGCTTTTCCGTTACCAGCCGTGCACGTAAAAGCAATGTCTCTTACATCAGGAATCCTAGTCCTGAGCCTTTATGGCTTAGGGGTGAAGAAATACCTAAATTGGAGTTACCCAAATCTTCAGAAGATCTCCTAGTGCCTACCGAACATGTCATGCAAGCATTGAGTGTCTACGAAGTGTTGAGACGGTTCAAAAGCCag gtGCGATTGTCACCATTTCGTTTTGAAGATTTTTGTGCAGCTCTTGTTTATGAAGAGCAAAGCTACCTGTTGGCAGAGATTCATATAATGCTACTGAAAGCAATATTACGGGAAGAAGATTTACAGCAGACTCATTATGGTGCTGTTGATCAAAAAGACAGCATCAAtagcatattgtattttatggatACTATTACATGGCCTGAAGTATTAAGAGAATATATTGAATCTGATAAATCATTTGATCCACAAGttctaaaagtatttaataatggaGATGAATATCCATTTACAAACATCAAAAATAGATTATCTGTACTGCAGTTTTTAACTGATCAATTTTTGACTTCTACTCTTATTCGAGAAGATTTTATCCATGaag gtCACAGTTTTCAATATGACGATCATTGCCGAGTGTGCCATAAAGTAGGAGATCTTTTATGTTGTGAGACCTGCCCTGCTGTATTTCATTTAGAATGTGCTGAGCCTCCTTTACATGATGTTCCTACAGAAGATTGGCAATGTAATTTGTGTAAAGAGCACAAAGTCATTGGAGTATCTGATTGCATACCTGATGATGAGAAATCTGGTCTATCATCCCGTCAGGACCATTTAGCTTATGACCGACATGGTCGTAAATATTGGTTCCTAGTTAGACGAATTTTCAT TGAAAATGAAGAAACTGGAGAATGTTGGTATTATACAACAGAAGAGCAGTTGGGCTTATTAATAGACTCTTTGGATCGTGAAATGGAATCTGCTCTTTTCAACGAAATAGAAAAAGTCAAAGAAGAAATTAATcgacaaatgaaaataactaTGGACTTAACTTTACAATATCGACCATCAaacagaaaaacatttttggatATAGAAAACA gttatataATAGGAATGAGAGAAgagatgcaaaaaaaaaaagaaaccgaATTGGCAAAAAATGAAAGTAACAACACCGAAGACGATGCTGACAATGTAAAAGATGATAATGAATCTAAAAAAGATTGTAAACAAGAAAATTCAGATGATGTATCTACAGACAAAAATG AAAATGAAGATGGTAGTGGTGACTTAAAAAATGATGAGAATTCAATGGATGTTGATGATGGTGAACATAATCATAGTTTAA GGAGCACTCGTAACAGATCCTTACGTTTAAAACCTGCACAAGTTTCACAACGCCAAACTCCAGAACaaccaaaaaaaatacctGTGGTTGAAAAACCTTCTCCAGTTCATTCATATTTAGATAACTTGGGTACTAGGGTCACTCGATTCAAAGCTCAACATATAGCAGctggtacctatttatacaaaCTTGGTATGGATAATAGCTTTAAGACATATGTAAATCAATACAGTACAAACCCAACtgcgttaaataaaattcaaaaaaatgaagaacGTGATAAAAAGCGATATATGTCCCACAAGTTTTCACTTACGGGACCTGGTGAATTCAAGTGGTGTGGGCAAATATTTG gtgcTCGGTCAACACTGATCAGTACTGTCAGACAAACTATTATTTCATTAGACAACTTGTTACCATCATCATTGATGCATATCAATTGGTCAGTGTTACGTAAACCTTGGTTAAATCAAGTTAACTCTTGTTCTACTCCTAAGGATTTTGCAAGAGTTATGGTTGTTTTGATGTCTTGCATTAAACCAGTTGTTTATGCACCAGTTTGGCACGAACAACTCG GACatgttaaaatttatcgtATCACACATGCGGAACGcgaagaaaagaaaaaaacagacaaaaaagataaaaaagatAAAGACGCAGAAGAAGACGAGCGTAATAGATTGACCATACATTTTGTCAAGTACACTCTAGGTTTGAAACATCAA GTTCACAAACAAAAAGGAGAAGAATATAGAATTCATGGTCAATGGGGGTGGCAGTGGCTATCTAAAACAAGAGATTATAAATTAGCTGATTCTTCAAAACAGGGCTTAGCAGCTGGACCTGCCAAAAGAATTTTTCAAGGCAAAG atgaTAAAGGAGTTCGAACATTTTCTATCGCTGAAACACTTTACgactctataatattaaaagagtGTACATTTGATTCAGAAGTGTCAAGTGGAATTCTCGATGACCAAAGTGTCATACATTTAGATAGTGTTTCAg atattgattttataaatatgaaaatcctTTCACCCATTGATAAACTAGATGAAAACATCAATATTAGCAGTACATTATGTTCTACTAGTCGTATAATGTATCCTAAACTTgccaaaaaatgtaaaacagacATGTTGTTACCAAGAAgaatgcaattaaaattagCTGAAGAAAGATcaatattgacaaaaaataCCAACACTCCAAAATCAGTTCCAGAA GCTGTAAATACTAAGCCTTCAAGTGCTTCTTCCCAAATGCCATCTGAAATCATTACCAAAATGAGAGAAAAGTCATATATGTTGAGCAATTTACAAAAACGTGTGATTCAACTCAAACagcattatttatcatttaatactaTGTCTGAACAtatgatatgttataatagtagCTGCCGAGCAGCTAACAAATCTAGTGTAACTTCCTCATGTTATAGTCCACTTTGCATTAGACACGTGAGTGTACGAAACGAACTTCTATCATTGCTacgaaaaatgaatatattaaaatcagaaTTAACCG aaTTAAAATCATCAATGCCTAATGACCAGGGTGTATCAAATTTGAAAACCGAAAAGACTGATAATACTCCAGATGAACCAGTTACAATTAAAACTGAAGTTAAGAAAgaagaaaatattgttaaaactgAACAGGTAACTCAAGAGAATGATGAAGTTAAAACCGAGAGTATCACTAAgcaaaaagatataaaaatagaaagtgAAGATGAACAAAATGTGAAAGTTGACGTCACCAGCAGTCCTACAGG tctAAGTGTTTTGAAGCCAGCAAGAAAAAGAGGTGGTGCTAAGCGGGAAGGTGTTTTAGTAGATTGTATAGATGACGGTCGTATTTATTCCACTGAAGACACACGAAAAAAG atttatttgaaaaagcttttaagtaataatgttCCTGTTAAAAAGAAAGCagagaaaattaaataccctCCTACTTCACGATTTTATACACGAAGTAAACGTTGCAGTTTATTAGTATTGCCAAAACACGAGCTTCGAAAATTAGCTAGACACGGTGGACATGATATTGTTAATGGTTTCAATCCAAATAGCAAG ACCAATAACGCTGTATGGCCATATCCTTGCCCAAGACCATATTTTAAGACATGCTGGCTTTATAGAACAATAATGTTTAACACCATATCAGCTGCTGCTTTACAATTAAGAATCTTATGGGCATGCTTAAAATGGGATGAATTAACTGCTAAGACTGCTCATTTGGCTAGCAAACGAGAGGTAACAACTGAAACTGAATTAGTTACTACAGAAACTTTAGAGTGCCGTACTTCGGGCCAATTCAATGAACacactgaatatttaattCGCAAAGTTGTAATACCATTAGATATACCAAAACAAGTCAGAG aAGTTACACCCATACGAAGTGGCTTAAGAAAACGTAAAAGGGAGGAAGCCCCAAGAAACACCGCACCACAGGTATCTGAAGTGTGGGTAGATGAAAGTAAATTAGAGTTGGTAGAAATCAAGCAGTTCCATgaaag AGTGGAACGTGAAATGCAGATGCAACAGGCCATGAAAACACGTGCGTCTACAGCCTTTGCTAATAAATTGTTGCATAATGATTCTTCTCATAAtcgaaatataaatgataaactcCGCATACAAAACTCAGATACAACAGAAAACATAAAAGAGCAACTAGAACAGTCTCTTAGAGCCCAAAGAATAGCTTATAAAAGATCGTCAgtaaacaatgataataactcTTCAAATAAGAAATTGTGCATGGACGTATCTAACTCACAGAGTCCGGTGACTAGCAGTTCAACACAACGTATGAAACTAGTACCTG gTGAAGGTGGAAGGTTGAGACTAATGCCTAATAATAAACCTTTAGCTCAAAGTCCTTCTTTACTTCAATCTTCCCCGCGAGTTGCCAATAAACCAGCTACTAATACCACTCCATCTACTCGACGTATATACATGACTAAAT gtcCTGATGGTAAAACCAGACTTGTGACTACaccaaaaacaataatcacTGACACTAATGTGATGAATCAAAATTCAATGAAGATACAATCGACTAACTCACAAATAGTTACta caaATAATGTCACCCAACAAAAATTGCAATGTATTAAAGGCGAAGACGGAAAATTACAATTCAAAGGTCTTTTGccag GACAACAACTTATTCAACTACCAGATGGCAAATTACATGTTACCAGCTATATAAATCCTAGCCCATCTCGTACTGTGCAAATATCTAAGAATACAATAttggcaaataataataattttcaaaaatctggCACTCAA acaattattttgaaccgAGGATCACAGCCTATTCAACAAGTTTTAAAACCTCAAACTTctcaa aTGGTAGTTTCTGGTGGACAGTTAGTAAATGTTTCACAAGGTCAACAAATGATTGTGCAACATATTAATCCAAATAAAGCTACTATAGCCACTATTAATGGCCAACAAGTATTAATACGGCCCAATACta gTACTTCTGCCAACATCATAAGTAGTGGTGGCCAGACAATTAAGTTTGTACGACCTCAGCAAACAGTACAAAAAGTTCATCAATCAGTACCACCACTATCGCCTAGAGTTAATCAAACAACAACTGGAATTGTTAAA GATCAACATAGACCAGTACATCCACAAATTGTACCTGCACCAATAGTTGATgaacaagaaaaattattattagccaATCAGCCACCTGGtactgtaataaaatgtattacagcTCAAGTTATTCAGAGTCCAACGCatggtaataaaatagttttgcaAGGGTTGCAAGGTAACGATTTCACACCTCAACAATTGCAACTTGTACAACAACAAGTCAAACAACAACTCTTAAAAG ctcAAGAATCCAGTGGTACTCAAGGAGTGTTAGGCCCTACAAAAATTTACCTTGCTGTTCAACCACCAGATTCTCAACTTCCTCCTGTACAAAAAACTGGAATTGTTGCACCCATCACAGCCCAACctacaattaaaattgaaccATCCTCTAAGCCATCAGTTCCTGTTCCAAACAATATATCTGAAAGCATAACTCAAATTAAAACCGAAcca ccatCGAAGTCTCCTGTGAATAAAATTCCCGTTATTAAAGAAGAACCAATTGATTCCTCCAATTCATTTGTAGTGACTCCAAACTATATTAGTCAAT caattaaaaatgtcttaaaaaatGAAGATTTGAACCCAGAAACACAAGAAAAATTGTTACAATTGCAAAAATATCAAGAACAACAATTGCGCGATCCAGTATCGCAACCAACCGTACCTGCGTCTCCTGTTAGAAAACGACCTTATGATGCTGATACTTTGTCAGAATTTGAACCACCCAAAAAATCAACCGAACATGAAAATTCtgg gtcGTTGGTGTCTCCCGAACAATCAAAACTATATCAGACATTAAAACAGGGCGATGATCTTCGTAAAATGCAACAACTTCAATCAAAACTCCAGGTTAGCTTGTTCAAACAAAaagaattattgaaaaaagatATACTAAAAAAGAGGGCGCTTCTGGAAAAAGAATTGCAAATCGATATTCAG AATGAAATAGCTGCTAATGTGACTGTTTCATCAGCTGACTCTACGACCACATCCACTAATGTGACTGAAAAGTCTATCCCAGTAACACCAGTTGCTGCACAAGTGACTCCTCCTCCTCAAGGTAGTAGTAAACGTAAACATGCTTCAGGACCACCAACCACTATACAAACTACACCACATGCCAatagtaattcaaaaactagtAATTTGGGACCTGGTCGACGACGACCAATGAAGATTTCTCCTCCAGCTCCAAATCGAAACCATTCTCGACCATCATCATTAACACCAGCTAAAAAATCTAGCCCAAAGAAAagtaaaaaggaaaaaattatGTGTCTATGTCGCACACCTTATGACAGTTCAaa GTTTTATGTTGGCTGTGATATGT